Part of the Musa acuminata AAA Group cultivar baxijiao chromosome BXJ2-7, Cavendish_Baxijiao_AAA, whole genome shotgun sequence genome is shown below.
aagctcgacccgacccctccgacgatcaaatcaGATGATGTGAAGAGGACTTTTTGTGTGTGTTCGATCCCCCCCTACTTCTCTCAGGAGCGGGGTTTTTATAGGGTGACTTACTGTGTCTGATGTACCTGttttgcagggagcaggatcgtactcctgaCCACGTCTGACagcggtgttggcgtggcgtgaaggattgGGCCTGAGCAGGACGTTAATGCACTTCGACCGACGTTCTGATCCGTTTGACCAGGTACTGTCGGGTCGATCGAGACGTTATCTGGGTCATCTGGGACAGTTGATGTCATCTTATcgtcattattatcctcatcaataaGCACACAGAATTAGGTGGTGATGGAGGCAGCAAGTGCTGTATCATGTTCTCTCTGATCGCTCGTGTTTCCATGGTCATCTTCCTTCTCCATTTAGCCTCCGTGGTCTTATCTTGAATGGTGGTTCGTCACGTTTCACATGGCTTGACTCCGGCAAGGGATGGAGCTGTGGCAATCGCACGGAAGAGTACTTCTCTTTCCAGCAGTGGGTGTCATCGTCTCTGCAGCTCACCGCCATGCCCCTCGTTCGGTGAACTTTTCCACTACCAGAGTGCTCCTTCCCGAGGCAGCCGAGAAGAAGACAGCGGCTGTCTATATATATGACGGGAAGAAGACAGCGGCTGCGTAATAACCGAGTGAAAGCAGTCAACGTAGAGCCAAATTGATACATAAAATATTCTAAATATTATACTCAATCACACCATTGTAATTGGTTGGGAGGGAGCAGTGATGACGGTCGAGAGCAGGCGAGCAGTTTTCTGACGTCTGCCCCCAGCGAAGCGATGCCACAGGAATTGTAGCAGACGACGACGACGTAAAAGGGGGTGGAACGATGACCACACATCAACCGGGATTATGCTGCCGCGCCAGACATGTCACGCGCTCTTGCGGATGTCTCGGAGGTTGTCGGTAAGGATTTCGAGGATCTTCCAACTCCGTCGTCGCGGTGCATGATTTCGGACCCCCGAGATCGGTCAGGATATCGAGGATCATCCAACTCCGTCGCGGTGCATGACTTCGGACCCCAGTTTTATTCGCTTGCTTTGAAGGGCAACGCCCGAACGACGCACCCAATGATTCGACTCTTCGGTCTACCTAAATAGTACGTGTTCGGAGGTGCGCCACGCTACCAATCCGAGTCCGCATGCCGTTACTCGGCTATCGTCACACATCGGTGTGACCTTCCTAATCAATGCTCGGTCGCACCAACAGTGATCGGCGCCACTTGGGCGGCACACCTTCAGCTGGAGTGGGGTTGGAATGCGGACCCCGCTGTTCGTGCAATCACAGTGAAGGTGAGGCAACGGGTGGTTTGGGCGAGTAGGGATGGTATTGAATCTGAGCGATTAGGAGGAGTGTCCAACTATTTAATGCCGGAATGATTCTGTTGGGGTAGTAGACGGAGAGAAGCAAGGGCGATGGAAGGTGGAGCGCGGGAGAGGCTTCTCGGCGACGAGGAGGAGGTCGAGGAGGGGCTGGGGCGGAGGCTGTGGAAGGAGAACAAGAAGCTGTGGGTGGTGGCGGGGCCGTCCATCTTCACCCGCTTCTCCACCTTCGGCGTCACGGTCATCAGCCAGGCGTTCGTCGGCCACATCGGCTCCTCCGAGCTCGCCGCCTACGCCGTCGTCTCCACCGTCCTCATGCGCTTCGCCAACGGCATCCTCGTATGTACACACGCCTCACATCCTCCTCCCTCCCCCCCCGCCCCCTTCCCTTCCTCCCCGTCCGATCTGCATCCGGCAGCAGCACATATGCACTCTCCAATTCTTCATCCAACGCAGCTCTATCGATCCACTTCGATTTTTCCACCCCTCACCTTCATCATTTTGTACTCATAATCAACCATCTTGGTTTATCTGATCCTTGTGAAAACCTGGTATTAACGGGTGCTGTTGGATAGCGACGTCTCAGCCACGGTTATCCATTTGTCTCATTCATGGATCGATGACGACGTTGCGTTGTTTGACTGACATCGTTTCGATCGTAATGATTGCTACTGAACCGGGCCGATGCACGACCTGGAACCGCCACCGTTGTGGCAGCACGCCTCAGCTGTTGAGATCAGTGGATCGTGCGTTGGGGCCCTGCGGTCTAATGTCTCGGAGCCCAACCATCGCCCGGCCGCACGAGAACAAATCGTTGCTATCTAAGTAACGGTTCGGTTCGGTTCTATGCTTTGATTAGTTTTaatcaattttcttttaatcAAAAAATAATGTGTTAGATACATGTGAAACTCATGATagtaaaaaaagttttttttttatatatacaatatatataaatgaataaaaaaacgtGATATAATGAATCATTATTGGATCAAAATGTAAAGTCAGCTTATTATCCTTGGGCATAATAACCTAACTTTTTCGAGCAGTTTGAAATATTTTGATCAACATAATAATTTTAGTCAAAAATACTAATGTAATCTCTTGGTCTTACttgttgttagtttggcaagtctcgtgTATTCTCACATCAgcaaaatcaagcttgttatctcttattgcaactataaataagagcCTAGATTTTGAAATCAGATGCATCATAAGAAAAATCTAATTATTTACTTTGggtataatttttattaagtcTACACTTAGTTAAAATAGTTTGGGCTATAGTTTAGACTTTTTTTGTTTAATAGTTTCATGTGTTTTTATGGTCTAGGAatattttcttaagacatttgtaATTATCTCTTTTATTTTGCTACTCCTCCGTCTGTGgacgtaggtcaattgatcgaaccatataaatctggtatccttgtcttttttatttttttgctttattgtctttattgtgTTGTCAAATTATCTTTGGTAAATTTCTTAGGGCCAGCTCTAACACTTCGTAACGCTAATAGCAAAATATAGAAATTAGTTTAAGATCTCCCAGATATGGGGTTATGGGGTTGTGAGCTTAATAGCAAAATATAGAAATTAGTTTAAGATCTCCCAGATATGGGGTTATGGGGTTGTGAGCTTCCTACTAACTTTTGTTTCAATATGTTAACTTGGTATATTTGAAGAtgaataattaatttatgtttaaaaaaataatatccatAAAATTTTAATGGATATTGGTTTATTATGTCATATCGTGGGGCTCTTCTGGGTTAAGGATGTTCATGCTGCCAGTCAAAGGCAACATGGACCTCTTGGTTGCAAAGTTGGGTTGACGCTTACTGTTCTATGAAAAATGCTATGAACATATGAGCAATATGGTGTGAGATATATGTTGTGAATGCTGGTGAAGAACAAAGTTTATAGCGAATGTATCTTCCCATAATATTGGCAAGTTTGTGGATTAATGTGCCAAACTGTGTGACCTCTAAACAAGTTTGTAGTTGGTGATTCCTATTCAAGTCTAGATAGATAGCAAGCAAAAGCTGCCCCATTCTCTAAGTCTCGATTGCAACCATCCAATTCACATTAGATGGGATTCCAAAGTGGACAGTTCTAATTCCTGCTTTGCAACAGCTGTTACTGTCATAGAGTTTTCTTACTGCATTTACTATCTTAGTTATTCTGCAGAGCTAAATTGTAGCAGAAGTTCCAGGTAAAATACTTCAGTTTGGGTGGGCGGTACAACTTGGTTGATTTTGTTACCATTATGTTATTTCAATGTTTTCTTCATCTATTAAATGAGATGCACTTAAAAGAGAGCAGATCAGAGCACCGTACAAACTTTCTGAACAGTGAAGAAAATCTTTTTGTTTACATATACTGTTGCAAATGTACAGCTGCTCTACTGGCATACATATAAATGCATATCTAACTACAATTAGCACTTTTGATTTGCATTAGCTGCAGACGAGGTGTCTGTGACTGAAAACTTTGTTCATGAATGGTAGATTATGAGATTGTACCGATGTGAAGTATAGCTTGAGCTCAACTTCCATTTTGCAGCTTGGAATGGCGAGTGCATTGGAGACCCTCTGCGGGCAGTCTTACGGCGCAAAACAGTACCACATGCTGGGCATTTATCTGCAAAGATCTTGGATCGTCTTGTGCTCATGTGCCTTCTTGTTGACGCCCGTCTTCATTTTTACGACTCCGCTACTAAAGCTTATTGGCCAAGAGGATTCCATCGCAGAGATGGCTGGCACCGTGGCACATTGGTTCATTCCTGTCTTCTTCTCCTTTGTATGGGGATTCACACTTCAGATGTATCTCCAGGCGCAAAGCAAGAACGTCATCATCACATATTTGGCAGTCGCAACGCTCACTCTGCATATCTTCCTCTCATGGTTTATGGTTACGAAGCTTAACTTGGGACTTGCCGGCGTAATGGGCTCGATGATCCTTGCAATGTGGATTCCTGTACTGGGTCAGCTTGCATTTGTGTTTTTTGGAGGCTGCCCCGAAACTTGGACAGGTTTCTCTTTCAGTGCATTCTTGGACCTTTGGGCGATTGTTAAGCTCTCTCTATCCTCCGGCGTCATGCTTTGGTAATAATCTCCTTCTGTTTAACTTCGCCCACTGTATGCCGTCTCTCACAAGGACCTATTTTGCTGCAGCTTGGAACTCTGGTACAACACCATCTTGGTCCTCCTCACAGGTTATATGAAGAATGCTGAGGTTGCCATAGATGCTCTTTCCATCTGGTACACTGATAACTCTGAGTCTGTTCTATTCTTATACGTTACATCTGGCTTCTAATATTGATGGATGCCTAATTGTTACAGCCTCAACATTAATGGATGGGAGATGATGATATCTGTTGGTTTCTTGTCAGCAGCAGGGTATAGCCCAtcacaataatatattttccttcctCACTCAATATTTTCTGGTCCATCATATCAGAGACAACTTGGATTGATCAACATCTTATTATTTCTTTTGCTGTCCCAGAGTTCGAGTGGCAAATGAACTGGGCGCAGGGAGTGCCAAAGCGGCAAAGTTCGCTATAGTCAATGTGGTCATCACATCATTTGTCATTGGATTTGTGTTCTTCCTGTTCTTTCTCATTTTCCGAGGTAGACTTGCTTACATATTCACCGATGATGCTGAAGTAGCTGGAGCAGTCGCTGACCTTTCTCCGCTGCTGGCCTTCTCCATTTTGCTGAACAGCATTCAACCTGTAATTTCAGGTGAAATTTCCTAAATGGATGAGTAACTATAATATGTCATTGATCTCTGCAGAAACTGTTTCACACACTGACAGATGAAAGTACTGGTCAATTATCTTCGCATCTCGAGCATAAGAAAATCAGATCATATACATCTTAAGCTATTAAGatctaaaaacaaaaaaatagattCTGTAACTTTGACATGCAattatgttttcttgttcttcgttTTCTCACTGAACATGCTTTTTCAAGGGCATTTTTTTACTTCCATTTAAATTTGTTATAGGTGTTGCCATTGGTGCGGGCTGGCAAGGCATGGTGGCTTTTGTAAACATAGGATGCTACTACTTGATCGGCTTACCTTTGGGAGTTGTGCTtggttatgcctttgatatgcatgTCAAGGTAAGAAGAATTAGTATAACACCTCTCCCACTGCTTTTTTAGTGTCTCGAGGAGGTTTAGCATAATATCCTTTCTCTTCGTAAAATGCAAGTGATTATATTTTCATGTACATGTCCTGCGAGAATATTAAATTAGTCTGAGCTACATAGATCATTTAACAGATACTGATTTCTTAGGTAAAATAAGATTGAATAACTGAAGTTGCAAGTATCAAAAGATCCAAAAATTTTCCAGTATAACTTCACACAAGTACATTGGTAGTGGAGAAGCAAAGGGATTGACACTCTATTTTCGATATGAATGCAGGGGATTTGGATTGGAATGTTGATTGGAACATGCATCCAAACTATAGTGCTTATCTACATTACTTGGAGGACTAACTGGGATCAGCAGGTAATTCTTTCCACAAAGGCATTTCTGTTCTCAAGTGATCTCTCTCTGACTTGGATCAAGGAAAAGATGAAAACTAGAAGTAATCAAGTCTAGACAGACCATCACAACTTCGCCCGTCTTTTACTCTCTTCTTGCATTATGGATCATTCAATCTTTCCTACTGTAGGTGCTAATTGCTAAAGATCGCCTCAGCAAATGGTACATGGACAAATCGAGGAATTCGAACGATGCTCGCGGATCTGCATGATTCTGTTTTCTTTTATTGCGTTCATGAGGAACAAGGAGGAGAAGAATTTGAGATTTCTTTTGGTGGCATGTTTGATCATCACAATGCAAGTCTTCATCCACCGGAACTCGAGCAAATAATGCTTGTTATGCTA
Proteins encoded:
- the LOC103992476 gene encoding protein DETOXIFICATION 21 produces the protein MEGGARERLLGDEEEVEEGLGRRLWKENKKLWVVAGPSIFTRFSTFGVTVISQAFVGHIGSSELAAYAVVSTVLMRFANGILLGMASALETLCGQSYGAKQYHMLGIYLQRSWIVLCSCAFLLTPVFIFTTPLLKLIGQEDSIAEMAGTVAHWFIPVFFSFVWGFTLQMYLQAQSKNVIITYLAVATLTLHIFLSWFMVTKLNLGLAGVMGSMILAMWIPVLGQLAFVFFGGCPETWTGFSFSAFLDLWAIVKLSLSSGVMLCLELWYNTILVLLTGYMKNAEVAIDALSICLNINGWEMMISVGFLSAAGVRVANELGAGSAKAAKFAIVNVVITSFVIGFVFFLFFLIFRGRLAYIFTDDAEVAGAVADLSPLLAFSILLNSIQPVISGVAIGAGWQGMVAFVNIGCYYLIGLPLGVVLGYAFDMHVKGIWIGMLIGTCIQTIVLIYITWRTNWDQQVLIAKDRLSKWYMDKSRNSNDARGSA